A stretch of DNA from Triticum dicoccoides isolate Atlit2015 ecotype Zavitan chromosome 2A, WEW_v2.0, whole genome shotgun sequence:
CAAAAGTTGGATATGGAGTTGGGTCCAAgatcttgtggatgaagcttgaaaaaatgcagaacaTCTCTGAGGAACTTTGAaccgggtggtgaaaaaccccggttcatgtgatcagtaaagatgatgacttcaccgtctttgggctgaggtcgttcttcggccgggtcaggagcacgataggtCATAATATTTTTCTCCCGCAAGTATCCGATGGTGATAAAGTCTTTCAAAGTGTCATcagtgactgtggaagggacccagttgcagtcTGTTGGCGCTTTTGACGGCATAatgaaaaaggacaagctgaaaagaaagtaatttGCCGGTTCAAGTTAATTGGTGGAATTATAAGTTAAAAGATTATAGTACagatgagtaatggcggcttaagtaagggctaatgatatatgaaggaaaaatgagccggcatgataagccgccatgactaaagatattcAAAGGTGGCCTAAGATAGAATTGACTAAGTACTGAGATAAACAAGTTTCATAGGCTGCTGCTACTATTTTGGATCAAGATTGttcaaaaaaaggaaattaaatctagacctaaaaactagtgcagaggagttcatcagttctaaGGAGGCCTTTGTACAAGAAAAAGGGATCTGCTAGCATCTGAAATGGACGCAAAAGAACTACCGCATGAGTTCTATACTTCTTTTAGATCAAAGGAGGATGCGATGGAGAAACTACAAAGAATCCGCGATGAACAGCGAAGAACACAGAAAGAACtcgcaaaccctaatgcagatctaaggtATGAGAAAGCAACGACTTACGGATGCAGATTACTGCGGAGGTTCGCCGCCGTTTTCTCTGGACaaactcaggttgatgcagcggccgaggttgagGACGGCGGTGagcgctgcggcggcagcggagttcGAGTGTTGgaagttgcgagaggaagaagataatGGAAAAGGGAGAGAATGAGAAGAAGACCGGTCGcggctatttataaggaaagactgaTAAGTGAGCGTGGAAAACGAGGAGGCCGAAGCATGGTTATGCAGCTACCCAGGTGCCTCGATTTTTGGAAAGGcattaaagataaagatccgttaaggATGACGTGGCGGTGGGTTTTCAAAAAAtccgaagatgacgtcatggcggattACAAGGCTTTCGCAGCAGTGATAgatggattttttctaagtgtcgGAGATTGACAagacaaagttcaaatcaacctagggcctaatgttggggatatgactattaggcATGACCCGCCCAAGAGGGGTCGGGTCAATCACAATGGCGGGTTACTTAAAATAAGCCCGAAGAGAATACGAAGTGACGGTTTATAATAAGGattgtagtaggcccaagcccagaggcggcttaaggcccgtgagTGTAAACCGTCATGTATGAATAAGACTTGTAGAGTAAGGCATGTAAAagacgtcaccgagccggacacgttgtatgagccggccgagactttgtaggccgcagggcgtcaacccgtgtatataaggggacgaaccGGCGGTGGCTTAGGGCAAGGAACATCAAATCGAGAGCCAGGcttagcgtattcgctccctggtcatcgaaacctagcaataccacatcaattggactaggctttaccttcaccgtaaggggccgaaccagtataaacctctcgtgtcctttgtcccaattaacccctttaagcttcctagttacgatggctccacgactaagtcctttcactaggacatctgccgtgacaattccacgacagaacctattatgttttcatgaatatatgtgagttcttgatcctattttgcaagtcaatagtcacctactatgtgttatgatccggtaaccccgaagtgacaataatcgggaccactcccggtgatgactatagtttaaggagttcatgtattcactaagtgttaatgctttggtccggtactctattaaaaagaggcaataatatcccttaatttccaacaggaccccgctgccacaggagggtaggacaaaagatgtcatgcaagttcttttccataagcacgtatgactatattcggaatacatgcctacattacattgatgaactggagctagttctgtgtcaccctatgttataactattgcatgaggaatcgcatccgacataattatccatcactgatccaatgcctacgagcttttcacatactttgattagttacttttccgttgtcactgttacaatcactacaaaaccaatattgttacttttgccaccgttaccgtcactttcatattactttgctactaaatactttgttgcagatattaagtctttcaggtgcggttgaattgacaactcaactgttaatacttgagaatattttttgactcccgttgtgttgaatcaataaatttgggttgaatattctaccctcgaaaactattgcgatcccctatacttgtgggttatcacagtgCAATTTTGACGGAGACGCGAAGCAGCGCCAGACCAGCTTTGCGAAATAGAGTAGCGGGAGTCGGTTGAAATTGCATGAAATGCCCTTCCGAAGTGAACCTTGTGTACCGTTTCGATCACTTCAAGATGGCCCTCGACACATGGAAGGAAGGAGTTGACTGAAATTACATTCCACTACCGTTCCGAAGTGAGCCTCACGTACCATTTCGGTCGCTCGAACCTGCTTCCTCCACTGAACTGGGCCAATATGACCTGGCCCAAACAACGGCCGAACTGGCCTTAGCCTGATTTCCTGAGCTACCAGTCCATGCGTATGTGAGGAACTGAGCACGTACAGCTGAACGAGTCGCTGCTCCACCGAGAAGCTAGAAGCCAGGTAGAAGCGGGGAAGCCAGCTATTTCAGGAAGCGGAGATCCGAACAGGGCCTAAGTAGAAAAATTATAAAAAATGATCATAAATTAGGTAGACAAATGTGATAATTGGAAGAAGAAAAAAATACATGAACAAAGCAATGGAAACacaaaatatttttcaaatacatattGATTGTATGTTCCCCACCTAGTCACTAGAACCATTTGACTTGGAACCAGTCCCCAAAAACAAGCGGTGCCAAAGACAATGAACCGAAATAAAAACATGAATCTAGGACCATATTCACACTAGGACTATCTAGTGAGTTGCCCATATAATTAGGAAATTTCTACCAAGATACTTCTTAGAACTGTATGCTCTAGAACGTTGTACAAGGACGCTTCTTAATTGTATGATCTAGAACATTGTACCAAGATACTTAAGAATACCGCGATGAAGACATACGCGTCTAAACACACTATACATATCTAAGTGCTAAACATTAACATACAACATACAGAATAATCTGAGCTTATCTTTTATAATTTGCAATGTATTATTGTTTGACAAAGGTTATCTCAAATGTCATGCACTAAAAACTAACATAAATTCTCTTTCTTACATCATAGTTTCTTTGTCTAACTAAAtgatccctctgtaaactaatataagactctaaatggtcttatattagtttacagagggagtattatataaAAGTCTCAAATTAGAATCACAACAAACAATAATGACTTTCTATCTTACTTAACCTTTTAAACCAAGTGTGGCGAACTCAATCCGCAATCTGAACTCACGTTAAATGGTAATGTGGTGAAGAGTTCTAAAAAATGAATTACCTTGCGAGGACAAGATTGGAGAAATGTGGTTTTAGCGTTTTACAACTTAAAAGCTTTAGTTTGACTGGACAATGTAGAAAAGATGTGGTTTTAGTTTTTTACAACTTAAAAGCATTAATGACCAAAAATTGCAGATCAAACCTGCATCGAATCCAGCTGATAATAGAACAATATAAAAATTGCAAAGCAGAGCAATTACATAATCTACACAATTATATAATTAATATCACCGATGTCTTTTTTTTATCTAAACATGTACAAATAAGTAACCCCTACAACTATGTTGAGCGTATATATAAGCGATGCATTTATAATATATATTTTATTATCTTAGTTGTCAAGGAGGGTCTCAAGACACAATTGGTGTTACCCTAGGGAGAGAACCATTAGTTGACGCAACCCCCCAGCACACAGGGCCCATTGTAGTCCTAGTGTTCCTACTGTTAGTGTCGTCTTGGCACATTACCTTGCCTATTTTTCACCACCGATGGCCCTTCCCGGCAACGTCAATCCGCACCACCTTGATACCCTAAAgttttgttccactccatcccgcCCTCATAGACATACCTCAGAGTCTTGGATCAGGACGATTCCATTAAGGCCACCATGCCATGACGATCCCCTCGTGTTAGCTTCTCTTGTGCATCCTCGATGTAGCAATGAAGAATCAACTATAATTGGAGGGCATGATAGACAAACGCATAAAAAACCCGCTTGACTAACGAACTCGTCATTGTCTGGACTGGCTACAATAACAAAATGTTGTCAGAAATGATGGGGCCAAGAGAATCTTCAATAGATTACATAAACTCATTTGCTAtaccaaaaaacagaaaatattcccaAAAATGTGCTCCAACAGATAATCTAAACGGTTTACTATCCCAAAAAAAATTAGGTAAAGCATTAAATTTATGTCTTCTCTCCAAATAACAAATGAACTAGTGAAGTGGTAAAAGTCTAGAAGGTGTAGGGGAGGAAGCGGCATGGACGGGGAAATTTCCATGCCGCCAAATCATTTGTCGTCACCACCCAGTCCAACCACCATCCAACACCCATGCCCTAACATCAGCTCCctagacccccccccccaccccacccccacacacacactgCCTCACTCCACCTTCTTCATCCTCGTGCCACCCCTAAAACTACCCCATTCATCTCTTCCATTGCGGTCGGCCAGTGCACCCACATCCTCCAATTTTCTTCCCAGCACCTCATGTTGTGTCATCGTGTACATGTCGTGCACCTCCCATCTCACGCCATGTGCCGCTGTGCCCTGGAAGTCATTGACGAGTGGGTTCCATACGGTAGTGTGTAGGGAAAGTTCATAGGTAATGAGATTTAGGTAATCTACTTGAGGAGATGCAAAAAAGGATTCTCCACTTTTTCTCTCTGCTATACCCGAACAATTTTAGAGAAGATAATTTAACAATTCTGTTGGACTTGCTTGATACCCACAAGTATGAATAAAACCTGAAAATTAAAACATTTCACCAACAAAACATGAAGCATCAACTACTAAACAACAATTAACATTGAGAAGTGATTGTAGAGATTAATCTACATCAATTGCACATGGATGCAGTCGGAGATGGAGATGAGGGTTGGTGTTGTAGATGGAATTGGTGTAGATGAAGTTGATGAAGAAGCTCCAATGATATGCCTTGGTTTTGTGAGAATTCCCGGCCCCAGACGTCCGAGAAAAATACTTGGGTTCTTTGTTTTGCCCTGATGGTGAAAGTCCATGAAAAATAAAGGTGTATTTTTAGAGTGGATGACGGTGATATGTTAAAGGAGAAGAAATGTGTCATGGAAGAGTAGAGAAAGAAGATGAACAATACATGGGGAAAGACGGTTGGAGAAAGAAGACGACAATTTGATCGTTAATTTTCGATCCAACAGCTTAGACCCCTTCGTTCTAAACGGACTGATTTAATATTAAGAAAACATTTAATTGATGAATTGTTTTTTTCTCTTCTGAGGCTGGCCTGCTCAGAATATATTCTTTTCATTCAATTTTCCTAAATCTCAGTCGGTTGAGACTTGATTATGTCTCAGTCGATACTATATTTATAGGATATTACATTTAGATCTGtgtaatttctttctttcttttttatacatgttatgTCATTTGACTGAGATTTGGTTAAGTTTCAGTCGATTGAGAATTCACACCCTTCTTTGTACTACGTAAATAGTAGTTCTGTGTTCAGTTTGGTCCTGAACTCCTGATGCGCGCTACGTTGGCTCAAGAGAGGTCCTCAAGttatttcggaaaaaaaaagaggtcCTCAAGTTTTTTGACCGAGTCCTATAATCGGCTGGTCCTATAATACTCCAGTGGACAGTGAAAACATGCATACATCCGTCTTGTTCCATGTGTGTGCAGCATTGTTCGTTTCCGATCGATGAGAGCGGCACGCAGGCAGGCGATATCATTATGAGCGTCAGGTGCTTGTCAGCACGCATGGAGCCATACATACAAAATCAAACACAGAAACCACTAAACAAAACGATCTCGTCAGAACCGAACAACGTAACGGTACTACTGTTACGTGCATCTTCTACGTGCGTCTGCTAGGACAGTACACATCCCAACGCATGCGTGCATGACCGATGGAGAAGAGAAGTGAAGGCACAACCACTCCCTCTGTCCGTCGCGAGGAGAAGTGAACGTGGACATCACGATTCAGAAACTTCACAGTGGTAAGATCCGATCGATTGCAGTACGTGCATCAGTGTATACATGCTCTGTGCCGTTTACCTCAACCCATTCTTTTATACGTATGGTTATTTACATGGGTGTGGCCTCCAAGTTCCAACGCTTGACGAGTAGTAGGAGTAGACGACTGCCATTAATGGAGTCACCGAGTCATGCACGGATGGGCATGCCGGCCGGCGCGTACgctgacatgcatgcatgcatgacaaggTTGACATTCTGACAAGAACCATAACGGTGCCTTGGCTCCGTTGAGTGCAAAACAAGTCAAGCCTGCCGGCCGGCGCCGCACCCGTCGTTCGACCGAGTCCACCGTCGACGCAGTGCCGGTGCCATGCATGCGAGTACGCGCGCTGATCTAGCCCACGCCGTAGCCCACATCGATCGCCATCTCGGCTCCGTGCAGCGGCGCAGGAACACGCCCATGTGCATGGACGCTGCCGGCCCTCCTGCTGTCGAGGGGAGGGTCGGTCTCGCCCTGGCCTCGCCGGAAAGCTACGGCGCGTCCGTCGCGCGCGACAGTAACGCGTGCCAGGTCCGGCCATGCATCGACCATGCATGGTGGATCCACATCCACAGTACCGGCGCGGCGCCACTGCATGCACTAAACACGCGCCCATTACGCAGCTGCGACAACGTTAACCACCAGGACGGCCCGCCTAATTCATGCACACGCAGTAGAGGACAGGTCGCACACACTGGACATTGCATGTGACgaacctctcctggccggccgtgtCCCTCACCCATCGACCAGCTCTTAACTAATTTGTCAAACCAGCTAGCTCGTTAAGTGGAACATACTCCATTAAAAATCTAGTATCTCCCACCGACCATCTCGTAACGCAAACGGTCTAGCTAGGAGTAGCTCGTTAAGTGGAACATACTCCAGTAATATTAATCAATCTGTTCTATGTGTCACATGCACATAAATGTAATAGGCGTCGATCTCACATATTCTCACGGCAAAGTCACGGAGTAGTAATATATTACTAGAGGTCAAAACGGCGGTGCTATTTTACATACACCGATACACGGGCATGCATGCATGTTACTACAATCGCGGGAAACTCGAGAGGGAAACGCCAAGCTTTGGTGTGTACTGCCAGTAGGACGATCGTCTCCAGTCTTCACAAAAGGCGCAGCGATTCCGGCGACGCTGTCTCTGTCCCGTAGCATCATAGTATCGTAGTATCAGTCTACCACTTGATCAATTAGCTGTACCGCACTATTCTATTCCATCCATCAGGATCCATAAGCTAATAGCTAGGCCAAACTAGTAAATAAACCAGCAGCCGCGTACTGGTATTAGTGCTACTATAATAATCTACGTACTCAGCTCCAATATGTGGATCGATCCGTGTGCGCGCGCGCTGGATTCAGTTGTGGATGGGAGGCTTTCTGGCGGCCGGCGAGTAGTCCATCCCGGCGATGTCGATCAGGTCCGGGTACGTCCTCGCCTCCTGCTGCTCTGGCCGCCGCGGCAGCGCCCGGCGCGACCATGTCTTCTCCTCCTGGCCGCCACCGTGGCTAGTGACCTGCGCGTCGCCGTCGTTCCTCTTCGGGGCTATCTGAAAACACACGCATTAGCCATTCCGGTCAGAGCCTGAAAACCTGGGGGAAAAGAAGATGTGCGCTGCGACTGCACTGACCTGATGCTTGGCTGCTGATGCGTCGTCCGGTTCGGCGTGAGCCTGCGGCGACGGTGGCTTTTTCGCCTTTCCTGCACGCACCAAAGAGACCCCTCCCTGTTAGATTAAGGCTGCTGCCACAACTCAAGGAAGGTAAAATACTGCAAAAGCTGCACTGTTAACCTACTCGCTTTTAACTTGTATGTATACACGAAGTCTAGCTATGATTTACAGCGTCGTGTGTACTGTTGAAGGTCCGAAATGTCagtgcgtggcaggccattaagcgTGGTTTTAGTTATGAGTAGCATCTGCTAGTGTTTTCGTTTTTACTATCCTGACATGCATGTGACATGTGCGTGCTATAGTAGTACCGTTGCTGCTCAGAACCAGAAATGGAACTATGGGCCACGCACATATGCCAATGCATGCAAATGCATCCACAGAAAGAGAGGAACATGCTGGGAACTTGGGATCACAACAGCAGCCGGTGAAAAAAAAGAGTAGCGGGTGAAAAGAAAACCAAACTGACGATGCAGAGAGCTAAAAACTCAGGGTTTCAGGTCGTACACAACATTAGCTAGCAGTAGCACTAGTACTAATCATAGGGAATTGGAGCAGAACTGCTTAGTGCTTCTCCTTTTACATCACCCAAGCTCCAAACCAAGACGGACGCAGCACTAAGTCGACAGTTTTACTGCTGAACCAGGTAATTAGGGCTGCTAGCTGCGGCCTGCAAAGGGGGGAGGTGGTGGATATGCATCTGTGATTAGTGGTGATTAGGTTCATGGCCGCCCGGCCCGTAGTAATCTTCGTGGAACTTTGGCACGGCGGACCGCGCGTACGCACTAGCCACCACTTGGGTGTGGTCTCTATCCTTCACAACAATGGCAGTATGAGGCGTCTGCTCCATTGCTGTACCTGAGCAATTCCCATTGGACGTGCAGTGCTTGCTGGTGCCGGTCGAATCAGCGGCGCCATTGGGTTTGGGTGGCTGCCCGGCCAGTTGTTCCTGCTGGATGCACAAGAGATGCACAGAGGAAATCAGCAAAACTTTACCAAAAATTGTTCCAGTTTCAGGCAGGGAGAACTTCCTGGATCAGGAATTCAGGATCATTGATCATATACAGTACACGGCACTGACCTTGTTGCTGAGTGCTTCATGCAGGTCCTTGTCCAGCCGAATCCCTGCATTTCCAGAGAAAGGAGTTCCCAGTGAGCACTGATCCAGGATATAGGGTACCCCCAAAGAGCCACCAAATGCAAGAGCAAAATTGACAAGAGTGGGTCGCCAGCCATGCATGGAGATGGAGCATACCATGTGCTGTTGTAGCCAGAACCAGGAGGAGGAGAAGAGAAGCCAAGACCATCAATGAAGACCTCATGATCTGTATGTTGACCCAAATGAGCTGGGTTTCCTGAGGTAGTAGCAAGTGATGGCCTGGTGGGAGATGCTAGTGCTGATGCTAAATATATGGGAGG
This window harbors:
- the LOC119352222 gene encoding uncharacterized protein LOC119352222 isoform X2 — protein: MRSSLMVLASLLLLLVLATTAHGIRLDKDLHEALSNKEQLAGQPPKPNGAADSTGTSKHCTSNGNCSGKAKKPPSPQAHAEPDDASAAKHQIAPKRNDGDAQVTSHGGGQEEKTWSRRALPRRPEQQEARTYPDLIDIAGMDYSPAARKPPIHN
- the LOC119352222 gene encoding uncharacterized protein LOC119352222 isoform X1 produces the protein MRSSLMVLASLLLLLVLATTAHGIRLDKDLHEALSNKQEQLAGQPPKPNGAADSTGTSKHCTSNGNCSGKAKKPPSPQAHAEPDDASAAKHQIAPKRNDGDAQVTSHGGGQEEKTWSRRALPRRPEQQEARTYPDLIDIAGMDYSPAARKPPIHN